TGATCTGCTGCTATTTGAATAATACAAGTCTACCTCAGCACGCAGAACTGCTGCCAGCAAAGCATGATCTGCCCACTGAAGGCAAGACAGCATGAACGACAACGGGCAAAAGAGATCTCATCCAGCCACCCAGGTCTAAGAGCTGACATCTGAGCCAGTAACTGAGGTTTTCTACCAGCCTCCTAATTTACGGCCACATGGAGTCTCAGTCTGCCAGGGAGTGAATGTATATGGTTGCAAAGCCATACTAAAACCTGCTTCACTGTAAGGAAGACAGAAATACGTTTCATTTGTAGTGCTCTTTGCTCAAAGCAATATCAAAGGGAGAATCAGAATTGCAAGTTTTCAGGTAAGCaatatttctccattttcaaTTTGGAAGGTTCGAGATTGCAGTGGAGAACTGATCAGCAGTGCAGGAAAACTAAACTGGGGATGAATCAAATATTCTAGAAAATTTGCGTAACTTTACTTGAAATATACCACTGAGGAGCATAAATGCAGGTGACAGTGGTATCACGGAgcagcagaaaagagagaaaacgtGTATATCCCTAGCTTTTGTCTGAACATAAATCTGGATTTGTTTAAAACAAGCTTCATAGCCTTTACCTAACGCATCTTTGACTGCAAAGCTGCTATACCAGAGCTAACATTCATGTTGAAAAGCATTAGCTTTTTAACTAAATTATGGGGAGACTGTTCAAATTTCTCTCTGACGTGCTCCTGAGTAACAAACTGATACCCATCCTTCTGACTGGTTATGATCATATAACTCCTGTTGTGTCCCAGCTTTAATGACTGTTTTTGTCAGAGAAAATTTTTTGTGTTCCACCAGTCATTGGGATAATACAGAAACATCCATACAGGTAACATGCTAAATGCTGTTAACCAAATCACATCAAAACCTAATTCTATACACAGGATTTCCAGGACTGCAATAAGGCACAATTCtgactattctttttttttatttttatttgtttaatgtgATGGCTCCATCCTGGATGTTCAGTGTAACACTGATTTAGTTTAAAGACTGTGTTTCTGGGACAACAGAGAGGGATTTGGGCTCAATAGTACCCTGTCTAGCACTTTATtaagtcactttttaaaatattttctcagatgGACTAGGTTAGGATCTGGAGGAGTGGTGCTCACCTGAGATGCTGAAGATCCACAGAGGCACACCTCTTGCCTCACTTGAGACATCTGAAGGTTAGACATCCAGGTCTGAACTAGTCACCTTGGGCTGCCTTTGTCATCAATGGAAGGAAATAGGTATGCCAGAAGAGTAAATCATCTTAGAAACCTCATAGGAAAGGAAACCTTATAGGAAGATATATTATGTTCTGGAGGAACCTACATGTCTCCCTTGATGATAAAGGGTGGCTTAGGAGGTCTGGCTCCATTTTAAGCATCTAACTTTCCGATATCTGAAGTTAGATGAGATGATTTTTCATCCTTGGTTACCATTCTTCCAGATTAAAACACTACCAAGAAAGGTTATTTCTTGAACTCACTGTGGAGAGATCCAAATTGGCTATGGCGGATGAGAAACCATTTCAGAGACAAGTCTATCTAGCTCCAATTcacacaaaacaggaagaaagatCAGTGCTTTCACTCAGTATCTGTGCTTTCCATCTTATCTCTGCATTTTGAGAAACAGTCTTAATCATTTAAATCAGTTTTATGCTGCTATaaagcctgatttttattttttttttataaatgcatttattCTAGTTTTATACTCTGATGACTCCAAGAGAATGAGATCATATTCAGGGAATGAGCCATGATTGTCAGGTTATGGGAGCATCACATCCTGAGATCTGTATCTGAACCTAAcatcttttagttttcatagaACCAGAACAGCATCTCTGGTTTCATGAGCACAAACCCCTGATTACTTCAGATTAATGAAGATAAGATATGGGTACTGTTCTACTTTCTGAAAGGCTAAGACTAATTCACGGTTTTGCAAAATCTAAGCCCAAACGTGCTCTAGCTCTCCAAATGTGTGCTTCCTATTCCTGAAGGTTTGCAGATAAGCAGTAATTATCTTCTTCAACGTAGGAGGTTAAATAAAGCAAGAGTAAAATTAATCATTATCAAAATTAAACATaaaggagagggaagggtgaAATTAAAGATTTGAGTGGGGTTATCTAGGTCAGAGCTGGATACATTAGCAAATCCCCATTCCCTCCCTCTACTATGCCTTGTCAAACATACGACATTTGCTCCAGTGACAAAAGATTTAACTGAATGCATTTGTCCCAACAAatcaattaaaattaaacatctgATTTTTGTAAAGCTTTAAGAAGATTTCTGCAAACATGGCATCTGAATGCACCGGCAATTTTACTACTCTGCCAGGCCGCGCACACCCGCTGACAAGCTGCAAGGATGAAGATTTCTTACAGGTGAAATCCTATGTCTCCATCCTTTACGGCCTAATCTTCCTGGTGTGCTTCCCAGGCAACATCGTGAcaatttttgtttactttgtcAAGATGAGGCCCTGGAAAAGCAGCACCATCATGATGTTAAACCTGGCTATCACTGACCTATTATATATAGCCACGCTTCCTTTCTTTATACACTACTCTGCTAACGGAAATAACTGGATTTTTGGAGACTTCATGTGCAAATTTATTCACATTTGTTTCTACTTCAACATGTACAGCGGTATCATCTTCCTTAGCTGCTTCAGCATCTTCCGCTTTTTTGTAGTTGTCCACCCaattaaatgcttttttgttCAAAAACGGAGATGGGCAGTGTTGACTTGCACAGTAGTTTGGACGATTTCCCTGGCAGCCATCAGCCCCTTGGGCATCTTGATTGCCACGAGGCAGACGCAGAACAGGACGATATGCCCGGACCTGGCTGCCGCTGAGGACCTTGACACGAGTCGGTGGTATAACTGGCTGCTGACTGGCCTGGCCTTCTTCTTGCCCTTGCTGACGGTGACTCTCTGCTACACGCTCATTATTTACACCTTGGCTATCGGGCCCCACACGCAAGCTTGCTACAAGCTAAAGGCTCGCAGACTCGCTGTCATCCTCTTGGTGGTCTTCTATGTGTGTTTCCTCCCCTACCACATCTTTCGAGGGATTCGGCTGGAGCTCCGAGTACGACCGGTTAGCTGCCACTTGAAGAACACAATCCTTTTTATGTTTATTATAGCTAAACCTTTAGCAGCGTTAAATACTTTTGGAAACTTGGTGCTCTACGTAGTGACGGGAGACAACTTCCAGCAGGCGATCCTTTCGCTCCTCAAGTTTCAGACAAACAAGAACTTGAAGTAGAAGAGACTGATGCCATCGAAGAGTCACGGAGAAAGGGTCCAAACCTGCCCTCAACCAGCCAGTCACAGCCTCCCTGCCATCAGAGTACTCGGGTTAACCCTGCCAGCGCCAAAGGAGAGTTAACCTGTTCTGTGTTTTGGAGTTTCAAATGGATCATCAAAAGAGAAaacttataatttaaaataaaaagctttcaataaaatattaaaaaatttaatGTGAAACTTCTCAgaaatttctctgcatttcttcccTGAATCCCTGATACCTCTTTTGGACAATGGCCAACAgttccagaaaaaaatagttgcttATTAGTGGCATATACAGATTCAGGGTGGgagtaatttaatttaattttagtaaCTTAGAAGTTAAGTGTCTAGTCTAAGCTAGGTGCCTGCCTTCGATGTGTTTCCTAAGCAATGGGGGTAAGAccctccagagggcaattcatcACACCTGTCTTAGACCTGCAGGAGGTTCATCTCACCTCCCTGGAGACTTTGACAGGGTAGGTGTATGCATATAAGCTAATCACCTTGTTCTCCCTTTATAATTTTCCATTCTAATGGAGAGAAATAAGCAGTTTCAGAGTGTGATTCACCTAATTATTCTTGATGCCTACATTTGGACAAGATGAATCATGACCTAGAAGTGCCTGTTGCCCTCCACTGACCATAAAAGGTAAGAAGATCAGACATAGACCCAAATGTTCATGCCTGCCTTTACACAGCTGAGGCCCAGCTCTAGCACAGGGTGGGATGGATCACTCTCCAGAGGTGGCTAAAAGGGGGGCTTACACTGTTCAGTGCCTTCAGTGCTTGCCTGAAGATTAATGGTGCAATAATACAAGACCACTCCTGTAAGTGTTTTCCATACTACTAACTGTAATTTCTGCAGTAATTTTAGTCCAGAGGTGAGAAGTGAATGGATGCATAAATGTGCCAGAATCATCAAATCatggagtggtttgggttggaatggacctttaaaggtcatctagtccaaccctcctgcaataagcagggacatcttcaactagatcaggttgcccaaagccccgtccaacctgaccttgaatgtttccagggatggggcacataacgcttctctgggcaacttgttgcAGTGTTTCCctaccctcatcgtaaaaaatttcttccttatatctagtctgaatctaccctcgtttagtttaaaaccatcaccccttgttccattgctacaggccctattaaaaggtctgtccccatctttcttctaagtcccctttaagtactgaaaggctgcatgaggtctccctggagccttctcttctccaggatgaacaaacccaactctctcagcctgtcctcacagcagaggtgttccagccctctgaccatttttgtgcccttcctctggacccgctccaacaggtccatgtctctctcatactgaggaccccagagctggacgcagtactgcaggtggggtctcaccagagtggagtagaggggcagaatccctccctcgacctgctggccacgctgctttgatgcaccccaggatacggttggctttctgggctgcgagcacacactgccggctcatgtccagcttttcatccaccagtactgCCAAGTCCTTGTCTGCAAGCCACAGAAAATACAAAGTCATTTTCACCCATTTCTTTACTCAGTGAAGCTCTGCTTGGTCACACCAGGTGAGGAACAGCTTTGGGTAATAACACATCTGACAGGCAATACAGTCTGTctcacaggacaaaaaaaatagaggaaaatgtgAGTCCAGTACTTGCGGATATCATCTAGAGAGGTCCCAGGACCAGCTGAGGTACCCCAACCAACAGCAATGCAAAACTATTAACAACATAATATTCAGAGCCCAAAAGTATGACCACAGAGTGAATCCtccaatatatttttataacaaCCTTATTTCATGTTTCATTACTTTTGGTCTCCACTCCAAATGTCCATTAATCAATGGCAACACATGCTGCTGCAAGGCTCTCATGCGACCCTTCTCCCTATCCAATCCCTCTATGCATGGCCTGGTCTTCAAGTGACCATCAGACCAAGACCACCAGACCACCATTCCCATTAAGCACACGCCTGAGTGACTGGCAGACAGCCTGTGACTCTTCTGTGGCCTCTCTCAGGGCCAGCCTGGGGAGAACAACAGGCAACAGCAAGCAACGGGTGTGTTGAGGGAATGAGAGGAGATAAGGAACCATCACTGACATAGGAAGGAGCAAGATGGGGAAAGGAAGAACAGCGTTTGTCTGGGATAGGGTAGAAGATGGGCTGTGAAGGAAAAGttttggcagaaagcagaggaggaagacaTTTTCTGGCAGAAATAGTCCATTTGATTTTAATCCTTAAGTATTCATCAAGGTAACTTTTAAAACTGCATGGCGCAGCATGATCTCCCCTCCTCTGTGACCACTATCCATCCTCAAATTGTGGAAAAGCAATTTAGGTGAAGAGCGAAGCTCACCTAACGCAGGCCTGGAGAGATGTTTCATGAGGCAAACATCCaacaaaatgtaaagaaaatgccTTCCACCCCACAGGCTACATTGGTTTTGCCAGTCTCCAAGGGTCAACACCACCTTTTCTACCATGCTTCCAGTGCTGCTCACAGCCACTTGCTCCTGAGACACCAGAGACAGCTGATCTACCATGAGAAGGCAATTCTGAACATGGCATCTTAGCTGTTTTTTCAGTGTAGGGTGTCCTATCAACAAACCACCAAAGTTTTTTTAGCAAAATCAGGCTGCTGATACATTATCTGTTAAGCCTCTACTGCATATAGACACAAGAGTTTTATTCACTCCAATTGAGTCCTACCTTAACATCTACATTGTGGAGTATGGTTCTTCTGGTGTTTGAGATAATAGATAGAAAAGGAACTGCCTCTGATTTTGCAACAATAAAGGAGCAGTTTTTTGCTTTCAACTTTGAATGAAGCTCTGTATTAGTCCCCTTTCAGCTCTACTTGATATTTTCTGGATAAATTACTCATCACATTGCTTTGTTCTTATATCCAGGCtatgtattcttttttaaaatgcaagatgactggaacatcttcagtacagcaTCGTTGCCTGGAATGATCTGGGCAGGTATCATCCTGAGCTGGCAAGGGGATGAACCTGATCTCGGTTTCTCatatttttctacaaactgtGAAGAACAAACCCATAAGCTACTTTATTATAAACGGTACATTTACAATTTCAATTGAAgtcataaaaaaagagaaaaagagatctACACAAGAGTCCTGCCTGCTCACCTGCCCACCTTCCGATCAATACTGGCCTCCCACTGTCCTATTGCTCCATGCTGCAATAACCTACCCCTTTTACATGTCTTCTGTGGGTACGTACTGGCATTTTTCTCCTGCCCTCGACTCCCGCTGCTTCTCTGCGTGTCTGCCACACTGATCGCTATAGGGCCATAACTGTTGGCAGGTTCATCCCTATCCCGGTGTCATATGGTGTGACATTAGCCAACCAAAGACAGTAGTCGAGGTTACTGTGAAGTTGTCAGCATCCATTCAACGCTCCCTTCACCTCATTACAATTCGTCTTCAACTCAACTAGGGTAAAAAAAGGGAACGACTATAAAAATATTATCAAGAAGCTGCTACCAGCTGACATGACAGTCAGGTCCAAGAGCAGAACATGATCCTTGTATTTTAAGATTTACATCACCTCAGATAGGGAGAACGGGTCAGTCATATTCATATTTTACTATTTATTGGACAGCTCTGAGAGTTATATTTGCTTTTTagctttaattttaaacattcttGTAAGTTTGTCAGAACTGCTACAGTGCAGAGGCTTGAAATTTCTTCCATCAACCTCTAATATGTTGGTCTTCAGGAGAAAGAAGCTAACCGTGTTCAAGGAGTAAAGGACAGGTCTATATACTCCATCTGCTACGGCTAAGGCAGCAGTCCTTAGGTAAGTATCATACTGTGATCATTTACTGCTTATGTTTGTAATGTTCACACAAGGCCAGAGCATTAGCACATCCACATACAAACCGCAGAGACATAAAGTCAAAATATGTGGTTTACTGTTCCCAGGACAGGCCCAGATCCATACCTCTAACCTCAGCGCCCGCCTGCGGAGATGCGCAGGAGGAAACGACGTGCTAGAAGAGGACAAGAATGACTTTTTCTCAGCCAGTACAGAATTTCTCTGGTGTCTGATTAAAACAAACATGACAGTTCCTAAAATAATTCCTTCTGTAAGGTAACTAACAGCGATCACTCCTGTAAAGCAAACGGTAAGTCTGTCTTAGGAGTATCACTGTGTGTACCATCTTGCACGTGTTCTGCTCTCATCTTCAGGCCGATCTTTGGAATCTTTGCAGCAGTGTGAGAAacctttttacaaaaaaacaggagaaaccCATTCAAGGGAAACCCAGGCGGTGCTGGCAGCGTGACTGTGGCAGATTGGCCGGCATTGCCCGTTAGCAATGTGGGGCTCGGGGACTTCGCAACTGTGCCAGTGAAAAAGGGCTCCACAACATAGGCACCTCATTTGATCCTCGTCTCTAAGGAGAGAGAAAGATCTATTTTTAGGATGCTTAAAGAGCCCAGCAGGTAGTCCAAGCCTACCTAAGGAAATAGCCTGAACTTACTGCACACCTATATGGGTGTTATGCATAGGAGTGCAGAAGGGACAAAGaaatggggaggagaggaaagtgCAGCTCAACCTCAGTGAGACTCTCTCGTCTTCGCTGAATGAATATgacacaccccacccccctttccttttgcttctttaagattgttttgtttttttttctctgggataCCTCTGCAGACCCCGTGGGGAGCAGGAGATTTGGGTGGCTCTGCATGCCCAGCACGGCTGTGGGGAGCAAAGGCGCTGCACACAAAGACTTTGTAGAGCAACCCACAAAACCAAGTCAGCCAGTTACTTTTGGTTTAGAAGTGTAACCGCACAAGGATGGACATACAAAATGCTATTTGGTCTTGCAGCTGCAGTGGAGAAGTTTCTGCCAGTTCACCAACTGTGTCCATCGCCAAGGAGTAAACCTGAACCTCAATTAAATATACCATTATTTAAGCACTGTATTTAAAAACTATGACTGCCAGTAACCTTTCTTTTTGTATATGTACAAATCCAATGCAAATAGCCATTTAGAATACACCCACACATCCATCAGCAGATTTACACTTTATAAAACCTACTCAAATATTAACCTCAGTGGCTGCTCATGGGTTTGCATATGCAAACCCTGAGGAACAGAGACAAGGATGACAACCTGCAAGAAAGCACATGCACTAAGCTGAGAACATGAAACAGGGATTCAGGCATTAGCCACAAATTACGCTGAAATTTTGAATGTATCATCTAAAGCCTTCCTAAACTCCTGTGACATCTTGGGCCAGCATCACAGGTATGGTGGCAAtactaaaatcatgtgttttgTGTAGTAGAAGGAAATGAGGGTGTTGTTAGGCGTTTCTGAATTTTATGTAAATCCACCAGTGGAGGTTCAGTGGGCAATCACACCAGTTTGCAGCTTTAATTCTCATTGCTGCATACCACAACCACGACAGACGGTACAGTTCCTACTGCTCTTCAAAAGTGACTTGAGCAGGCTTAAGAAAGCAGTCTGTTAAGAAAGCAGTCCGTTTAACTCTTTCTCTCACCAGAGATACAGAAACATGGGGGCAACAGAAAAGGCCAAAAACGGCTGCATTTGTACCACCGTGTTTCTCCTCCACTACCCACAGCGGGTCTGGCCTGAGTACATCAGCAGTGGTGGTCTGGCTCGTCCCGAAACCAGCAGGGCTGACAAACAATATAAATACAGAGGTAGAAATCTTCCGCAAGAGTCACCAATGCAAACCAAACCTCCTTGTCCTGAGTAAACGCAGGCGCCTGGTTTTCAGGCTGGTTCTGCCACTTTGGCTCCAGAGAGGGTTGGGGCTTCAGGGATGTCCCTGTGCCTCGCTTTTCATGTCACCTCATCCAGCGCTCAAGGCGACCTCCCTTGTTCCCTGCCCGGCTGTGGCCGCGTGTTGGAGATACAGGCCTGGACTTCAGGCATGGAGATGCTGGCGTTTTGGGAGAGCGTTTCAGCAGGCTGACACACAGAGTTGGGAAAGGCGGCACGTGGAGATGCCCCAGAGCTCACCGCTCCTTGGGTGTTCCCGGCTGACAGCGATGCCCCCGACAGACATAGGGGGTCCAGATCTTCCTCGTACCTGCCCTTCCTTTTACGTGTGATGGAGAAACAAGCCTGTAgcagggaaacattttctttcccctctcctacTTCAAAAAGAAgtccaaaaccagcaaaaccttttCTTTACACGAGTCTCGGGCGTGATTCCTAGCAGGTGTGCATGTGGAAAACCAGGGCTGATTTATACCATGGGGGACCTTCTCTGGGAGGGGATGATATTGCTGTGCAGCTCAGCTGAGGCCAGGGACATTCTGCCACCCACCAGCAGAAGCGGGAGGGACAATCTGGCCGGGAGCCCAGTATAAAGCCGGGCTGGTGCTGCTGATTCACCAATAAATCAGTGCTGGGCAAGTACGAATGCTTGTTCTGGTCCTGGAGCTGACTGACCCTCCCATCTAAAGAGAGAGTCACTTCATCTCCCCCTAATTAATTCCCCTGCCACATTTTATCCTCTTAGAGTTACAAGCTCTTTGGGGCAGATGTCTTAGTGAGTGTTTGCACAGCAGGACCTGAATCCCAAATGGGCCCTCCTGGCATTATGAAAATTCAATCAAGGTCTTCAGCCATAAAAATGTAAACGATGTAGCTACTTATCATTTGTGCGTATAGagacacataaacacacatatgCAGATACACATGCACGGGGAAGCAGTGCCTAATGCAAAAATATAACTCTTTTAAAATAACAGCGCTATGTTGTGTTTAAGCCTCTTCCTTTGGATATGAATACACATTTTACttgttccttttctctcctgcagAATAAAAATAGCGTGACACTTGGGGACAGAAGTTGGCTGAACAGAAATCACTTTTCAGGACAAAACCCAACTGTTACAAAAGTAATTGTGGCAATGTGCAAAATCTTCTGAAGCAGTTTTCAAAAATTTTATGTTTTTCAGATAGAATTTTCTGCTATATACAAATTAATAAGGTTTTACTACTGATTCAAAGACCAGTCTCAAAGTATGccgttttatttatatttaatatccGTAGCACCTAGCtatttagcttcttttttttcatgcaatGGAAACCAGCTGTATTTGCCTGTGTGATAAATGGTAAtggataatgataatgataaatgAAATGGATTTGGATGTCTATTCAAGGGTAGGCTATTCAAGTCTGGGATATTTGCTTGCGTAAATTTTGCTGTTAGGTTGTTGATATTTCTAGACTATCATGTGGCTCATTTCTGCACTGCAAAACAGAGTGTATCTCACTGTCCCAGCAGTTTAGGCTTATTCACAGAATACAAAGAGCATTCTTATCTCAcctgttttaaatatatatcttACATTACATTGAGATGTATCATCCTCTTAAGGTGACTATTTTTGCCCCACTTACTATAAAGGAACTGGGTTTTtgtcctctggaaaaaaaaagagaagtgtctCTTTGTCatccctttttgttttattttaaattttcgtTTTTTTCTTAGCAGTCATTCTGAGTAAAATTTTCTCAACTAACTTCAGATATCATATAGGCCTAGCTCTGAGATAGCTGTCTAGGGTGTTTTTATAGTCAGCAGGGAGAAATGGGCGGTTGGAGGGTCCAATTAATCCCTGACCTCGGGGGGGGGCAGATGAACTGTGCCTTAGAACTGCCTGCACAGGGAGCCAGTGGTGTCCACACTTCTGACTTCAATGTTCAGGCTTTGACATGATGAACCTGGTCCACTGTGTCTCATCTGTAGGGTGACTGTTATTTCTATATGAAAAATTTGTCAAAAAAAGAGGCATAGGTTTTGATATCATGACAATTTTTTACAGTATATCTGCAGGGCACTTTTTGGTAAATTTTTACAATATGTCCTCTGAATCATCATTATCTTCAGGTAACCTAGTTTAAGAAGTCTGGTTTATATTCATGTGCCTTGCTAAATGAGAGGCTACAGTTGTGCAGAAAAGAAGAATATAGAATATCCTATATGTCTCCCCTCTATGTATTCTATATGTTGACAGAATATATAATAGAACACATGGAATTGTGAAGAAATAAGAGTAAGTGTAAAAACCTTTAAAGACAAGCCCCAGCTTGAATATGTGGTACGTGAGAGCTGGGGTGTCCCAGGCTCTGCCCCCATCCCCAGTTCTCAGGGAGCATCCCACCCTCCCTGCGCACACCCACAGGGACATACACCCCGCTTAAGGGCTTGATTCACTTGTGGAAGCCAAGGGCTGATGGGACCCCGCTGCATGGGGAGTGCAGGGCAGGCCAAGGGAGGGAACTCAGCTAGGATTTGGCTTTGGGCACCAGAGAGCAGCAAGAAGGGAATTGGGAAGGATGATAGGAGCCTTTTCTAGGCCTAAAAAAGAGCAAGCCTGGTGagtcacaagaaaaagaaaaaaaaaaagaaaaaaaaaaaaaaaaagagcttacaGGGTTTGAAAAAAGTATGAAAagttaacaggaaaaaataaataaaataagcaggCAGAGAAAGACTCCAGTGTGTCAACATAggtacacacacacccccccacatgGAGTTAAGAGCTGGAGGAGCTGTTCAGAGGGGTTGCTTATGCCCGAGTCCTTTTTGTGCTCATTTGAAGTGTCACTGCTCTGTACCTCTCCAAACTTTCTGAGTTTGCTGGAGAACTTTTCTGAATGACCGTTAGAGGAACTTGTCCAAAAAAGATTTCTTATTATACCCCTTTAATTTGCCATAGCTCTGAGAAGGGACATGCTGTGACCGATGCCCTAAACgagggtattaaaaaaatattaaggaaattCAGAAGTACAATTTATGGGAGATTCCTGTCTGTAATGTAACCAAACTATTAAATTTCTCCATGAAACTTCTGAAGCACATCATTTTCGGCAGCAAAATTGAGGGACTGCCAAGTTCCTGAGAAATATAGGTGACAGGGAGATTAAAGTGAGTGGCAGCCCGCAGGATGACAGCTGCTGGAGAGATATCTTCACCACCTGTGGGACCTGCTCCTGAACTGACAAGCATTAATGCTCCCTCCTAATGCTTAGTAATCTCCAAGCTACATGTGTAGTTAAAAACTGACACAGCTGAAAATCTGTCTCAGTTGCACCCAAGCAATGCCCACATCAAAGGATATGATACAAAAATATCCTCCATTTACACAAGGATAATGCAACATATTGGCTTAAACAAACGTTGCGAGATGAACA
Above is a genomic segment from Accipiter gentilis chromosome 13, bAccGen1.1, whole genome shotgun sequence containing:
- the LOC126045258 gene encoding 2-oxoglutarate receptor 1-like, yielding MASECTGNFTTLPGRAHPLTSCKDEDFLQVKSYVSILYGLIFLVCFPGNIVTIFVYFVKMRPWKSSTIMMLNLAITDLLYIATLPFFIHYSANGNNWIFGDFMCKFIHICFYFNMYSGIIFLSCFSIFRFFVVVHPIKCFFVQKRRWAVLTCTVVWTISLAAISPLGILIATRQTQNRTICPDLAAAEDLDTSRWYNWLLTGLAFFLPLLTVTLCYTLIIYTLAIGPHTQACYKLKARRLAVILLVVFYVCFLPYHIFRGIRLELRVRPVSCHLKNTILFMFIIAKPLAALNTFGNLVLYVVTGDNFQQAILSLLKFQTNKNLK